In Bythopirellula goksoeyrii, a single window of DNA contains:
- a CDS encoding thiamine phosphate synthase, whose amino-acid sequence MSNNTIYRVLDAAANRATEGMRVVEDYCRFVLDDARLMKHAKELRHDFAAAIATLSHDDRHALRETQQDVGVEISTPAESTRIDAWDVCVASSERVKQSLRSLEEFSKTVSPEIGTRFETLRYRWYTLEKSLTTTHTSRSRLSGVNLCVLIDARDSIEAFTKLVQKILDAGADMIQLRDKSSSDRELVERASLLCKLKDSLPSPPLIIINDRTDIAAATNADGVHLGQDDLKVKEARAILGPRKLIGVSTHNIEQARAAVLDGADYIGVGPTFPSKTKSFDEFPGTDLLAEVAAEISLPSFAIGGITLKNLPKVLTTGIQCVAVSTAVVSADDPGAAVRAFNEMLP is encoded by the coding sequence ATGAGCAACAATACTATCTACCGAGTTCTCGACGCCGCCGCCAATCGAGCCACCGAAGGGATGCGCGTGGTGGAAGATTATTGCCGCTTCGTGCTCGACGATGCCCGGCTTATGAAGCATGCGAAAGAGTTGCGGCACGACTTCGCAGCAGCCATCGCCACGCTGTCCCACGACGATCGCCATGCGCTTCGTGAAACACAGCAAGACGTCGGCGTGGAAATTTCGACTCCCGCGGAGTCCACGCGCATCGATGCCTGGGATGTCTGCGTTGCCAGTTCCGAGCGAGTGAAACAATCGCTCCGCAGCCTCGAAGAATTCAGCAAAACCGTCTCACCAGAAATCGGCACACGTTTCGAGACCCTCCGCTACCGCTGGTACACGCTTGAAAAATCCTTAACCACAACCCACACCAGCCGCTCACGGCTTAGCGGCGTCAACCTCTGCGTACTGATCGATGCCCGTGACTCCATCGAGGCATTCACAAAGTTAGTTCAGAAAATATTGGATGCCGGCGCGGACATGATCCAGCTCCGCGACAAGAGTTCAAGTGACCGAGAATTGGTCGAACGCGCATCCCTTCTTTGCAAACTGAAGGATTCGCTGCCTTCCCCTCCCCTGATAATCATCAATGACCGGACCGACATCGCCGCCGCCACGAATGCCGACGGCGTTCACCTTGGCCAGGACGATTTGAAAGTCAAAGAGGCACGCGCGATTCTCGGTCCGCGCAAGCTGATCGGTGTTTCGACGCACAACATCGAACAGGCTCGCGCAGCAGTGCTCGACGGGGCAGACTATATCGGCGTGGGACCAACGTTCCCATCGAAGACGAAATCGTTCGATGAATTCCCCGGAACAGATTTGCTCGCAGAGGTAGCAGCGGAGATTTCGCTTCCGTCGTTTGCAATTGGGGGGATCACGTTGAAGAATCTGCCTAAGGTACTTACAACGGGAATTCAATGCGTAGCGGTGAGCACTGCGGTAGTTAGTGCGGACGATCCGGGGGCGGCCGTGCGGGCATTCAATGAGATGCTGCCATAA
- the ruvX gene encoding Holliday junction resolvase RuvX — MNKPTGRIAGIDYGTVRIGIAMADLEIGIASPYETYTRRNAELDAKYFSELAVAERLLRFVVGLPVHLDGQESQKSHEARQFGKWLGELTTVPVDYFDERFTSSEAEVILGQANFTKKRRKARLDQLAAQIMLTAYLESGAKNQSNPQGLE; from the coding sequence ATGAACAAGCCCACAGGCCGCATCGCGGGAATTGACTACGGCACCGTGCGGATTGGCATCGCGATGGCGGACCTGGAAATTGGTATCGCCTCGCCTTATGAGACCTACACGCGCCGCAATGCGGAACTCGACGCGAAGTATTTTTCTGAGCTAGCTGTCGCCGAGCGGCTGTTGCGTTTCGTTGTCGGTCTACCGGTGCATCTCGATGGGCAGGAGAGCCAGAAATCGCACGAGGCCCGGCAGTTTGGCAAGTGGCTCGGTGAGCTAACCACAGTGCCGGTCGACTATTTCGACGAGCGGTTTACTTCGTCTGAGGCGGAAGTAATTCTGGGCCAAGCGAATTTTACGAAGAAGCGTCGCAAGGCGCGGCTCGACCAACTTGCTGCACAGATCATGCTAACGGCTTATCTTGAGTCAGGTGCAAAGAACCAAAGCAATCCTCAGGGGTTGGAATGA
- a CDS encoding ECF-type sigma factor: MTDASRILADACSGTSGAAEKLLPLVYEELRKLAAAKLAHEKPGQTLEATALVHEAYLRLIGSNPDEPQEWDGRGHFFSAAAESMRRILVEKARRKGRFRHGGDRKKVELDDSHGGNIALISNDDVLAIHEALGDLELVDGQAAEVVKLRYFLGLSFAETAEMMDISERTAYRNWAYARAWLFDHLDP, from the coding sequence ATGACGGATGCTTCTCGAATTTTGGCGGATGCCTGCTCAGGCACCTCGGGTGCCGCGGAGAAGCTCTTGCCGCTGGTGTATGAAGAGCTAAGAAAGCTGGCCGCCGCGAAACTGGCTCACGAAAAACCCGGCCAGACTCTCGAAGCGACCGCCTTAGTGCATGAGGCTTACTTGCGGCTGATTGGCTCCAATCCCGATGAACCTCAAGAATGGGATGGTCGGGGTCATTTCTTTTCTGCGGCGGCAGAATCAATGCGGCGCATTCTTGTAGAAAAGGCTCGCCGCAAGGGGCGGTTTCGTCATGGGGGAGACCGTAAGAAGGTCGAATTAGATGATTCTCACGGCGGAAATATTGCCTTAATATCCAACGATGATGTGCTTGCCATTCACGAAGCACTTGGCGATCTAGAACTCGTCGATGGTCAGGCAGCCGAAGTCGTTAAGCTGCGCTACTTTCTGGGGCTGTCGTTCGCAGAGACAGCAGAAATGATGGACATCTCGGAAAGAACCGCCTATCGCAATTGGGCCTATGCACGGGCATGGTTGTTCGACCATCTCGACCCTTAA
- a CDS encoding mannose-1-phosphate guanylyltransferase codes for MLHAVIMAGGTGTRFWPASRAASPKQLLPLVGKSTMIRQTYERLEGLVPPEQTLIVTNQQLVEPIAEQIPELPVSQLVGEPCKRDTAPCIGLAALLVSRKDPDATMLVMPADHVIRSRNHFQSAVKQAVEMVGKSQAEIVTFGIKPTYPAEIFGYIHRGAAIDTRGDSAPSYVVKHFREKPNASTAAEYVSSGDYFWNSGIFIWKAKTILDALAAQQPEMLEHLKKIVDAWGTDKQDEVLEKEFTAIEGISIDYAVMEHAKNVAVIVAPYDWDDLGSWLSLARLLGTDRDENTIVGKHLGMNTKGTIIRSTDDHLVVTLGLKDCLVVHTPDATLVANKNDEESIRNIVKLLEQRGMTEYL; via the coding sequence ATGCTTCACGCTGTAATAATGGCCGGTGGTACCGGCACTCGCTTTTGGCCCGCTAGTCGTGCCGCCTCGCCCAAGCAACTCTTGCCGTTGGTGGGTAAGTCGACCATGATTCGCCAGACCTACGAACGACTAGAAGGGCTGGTGCCTCCTGAGCAAACGCTGATTGTGACTAATCAGCAACTTGTCGAACCCATTGCAGAACAAATCCCTGAACTACCGGTGTCGCAGCTTGTGGGGGAACCCTGCAAACGCGACACGGCTCCCTGCATCGGTTTGGCAGCCTTGTTGGTAAGTCGCAAGGACCCGGACGCCACGATGCTCGTGATGCCGGCCGATCATGTGATTCGTTCCCGCAACCATTTTCAGTCGGCTGTGAAGCAGGCAGTGGAGATGGTTGGAAAATCCCAGGCGGAGATTGTGACTTTTGGAATTAAGCCGACTTATCCGGCGGAGATTTTTGGCTACATCCATCGCGGGGCGGCCATCGATACCCGCGGCGACTCGGCACCTTCTTACGTGGTCAAGCACTTTCGCGAAAAACCGAATGCGTCGACTGCCGCGGAATATGTTTCCTCGGGAGATTATTTCTGGAACTCCGGGATCTTTATCTGGAAAGCGAAGACCATCCTGGACGCGCTCGCTGCGCAACAGCCGGAGATGCTGGAGCATCTCAAGAAAATCGTTGATGCCTGGGGAACCGACAAGCAAGACGAAGTGCTTGAGAAAGAGTTTACCGCAATTGAAGGAATTTCGATCGACTACGCGGTGATGGAACACGCGAAGAATGTGGCGGTGATCGTGGCCCCCTATGACTGGGATGACTTGGGTAGCTGGTTGTCGCTGGCCCGCCTCTTGGGAACCGATCGTGACGAGAACACGATCGTCGGCAAGCATCTAGGCATGAACACCAAGGGAACGATCATCCGCTCGACCGACGATCACTTGGTGGTCACTCTGGGGCTCAAAGATTGCCTGGTGGTTCATACGCCGGATGCAACTTTGGTTGCCAATAAGAATGATGAGGAATCGATTCGGAATATCGTAAAACTGCTCGAGCAGCGCGGGATGACGGAGTATCTCTAG
- a CDS encoding serine/threonine-protein kinase: MSNAKSVFLQAIEIDDPTDREAYVDEECQGDSSLREEVVRLLNAARGAGDFMAEPALNLGETATLSPIAERPGAQVGPYKLMEQIGEGGFGLVFLAIQEQPVRRKVALKIIKPGMDSREVIARFEAERQALALMDHPNIAKVFDAGATAATRPYFVMELVRGVPITTYCDQHLLSSRERLDLFLSVCMAIQHAHQKGIIHRDVKPSNILVTLHDGQPLVKVIDFGVAKALSQKLTDQTLYTRFAQMLGTPLYMSPEQADMSGQDIDTRSDIYSLGVLLYELLTGTTPFNKKRLQGIAATELRRILCEEEPPKPSTRLSQSGDQLPSIAALRNTEPAKLSKLVRGDLDWIVMKCLDKDRKRRYETANALARDVQRFMHDEPVHACPPSASYRFRKFARRYRKPLLAASLVAMALVCGTAVSIWQAVRAVRAERSAIAERDAGELARQEAIRGQEEAEQARAEEARSRRQAEKVTDFLVSTFQSPHPLREGSEITVAEVLDHGEEQLEEDLADEPLTQAALLDAIGRSRTSLGLSTSSIKSLARAYDIRRQELGSNHADTLATLDGLASAYRASGLQQKAIKLYEDALATRRAHLGSDHPDTLASLRNLANIYHAVGRREEALSLYQESLELAGSKQLSSSEDMGDSLAFKLDAIEAQQSREAARLRDQMLQHGFFAASAGLASRVSAEAVNEVMDVAMNFHGELTPGALDAVVLGELRQTAGQMEAAEDAFRTALGMGEMRPFVYKSLGWCLLAQGKENEAKENFEKALATYRQSDGKYDLSQADPDEMTAAYFLDLVTEKEYTDHTADDERLACFPWFYVAQRREIEGNQEAAIAAYRRSVELGENETAHPVLGQARWRLEKLLENVDK, encoded by the coding sequence ATGAGCAATGCAAAGTCGGTGTTCCTGCAGGCAATAGAGATCGACGATCCGACCGATCGTGAGGCATACGTTGATGAAGAATGCCAGGGAGACTCTTCGCTGAGAGAAGAGGTGGTTCGCTTGCTGAATGCAGCTCGTGGGGCGGGCGACTTCATGGCCGAACCCGCGCTCAACTTGGGAGAAACAGCAACCTTGAGCCCGATCGCAGAGCGGCCTGGAGCACAAGTTGGCCCCTACAAGCTCATGGAACAAATTGGCGAAGGGGGATTCGGGTTGGTGTTTCTCGCGATACAGGAACAACCGGTCCGGCGCAAGGTAGCTCTGAAGATTATCAAGCCGGGCATGGACTCGCGGGAAGTGATTGCCCGATTTGAAGCGGAACGCCAGGCATTGGCACTGATGGACCATCCCAACATCGCCAAAGTCTTCGATGCAGGAGCGACCGCCGCGACTCGTCCGTACTTCGTCATGGAGTTGGTTCGAGGAGTTCCCATTACAACCTACTGCGACCAGCACTTGCTCTCCTCGCGCGAGCGGTTGGATTTGTTCCTCTCGGTATGCATGGCCATTCAACATGCCCACCAGAAAGGCATCATTCATCGAGATGTGAAACCCTCGAACATCTTGGTCACCTTGCACGATGGTCAGCCACTGGTAAAAGTCATCGACTTTGGAGTGGCTAAAGCACTCAGTCAGAAGCTCACGGATCAAACTCTCTATACACGGTTCGCTCAGATGCTTGGCACACCACTCTACATGAGCCCAGAACAGGCAGACATGAGTGGCCAGGACATTGACACTCGCAGCGACATCTACTCCTTAGGTGTCTTGCTTTACGAGCTTCTCACCGGCACAACTCCGTTCAACAAGAAGCGGCTCCAGGGGATCGCAGCGACCGAGTTGCGGCGCATACTGTGTGAAGAAGAACCCCCAAAACCCAGTACACGACTCAGCCAGTCCGGAGATCAACTTCCGTCGATTGCTGCTTTGCGCAATACGGAACCCGCAAAACTGTCGAAGCTGGTAAGAGGTGACTTGGATTGGATTGTGATGAAATGCCTGGATAAGGATCGCAAACGGCGGTATGAAACGGCAAACGCCTTAGCGCGCGATGTGCAGCGATTCATGCACGACGAGCCAGTACACGCCTGTCCTCCCTCGGCAAGTTATCGTTTTCGTAAATTTGCCCGCCGTTATCGGAAGCCTCTCTTGGCGGCATCGCTGGTTGCTATGGCGCTTGTTTGCGGGACTGCCGTAAGTATTTGGCAGGCGGTGCGGGCAGTCCGGGCAGAACGCTCGGCCATCGCGGAACGTGATGCGGGCGAATTGGCCCGCCAAGAAGCGATTCGAGGCCAAGAAGAAGCTGAGCAAGCCCGCGCTGAAGAAGCACGTTCTCGCCGCCAAGCGGAGAAAGTGACAGATTTCTTAGTCAGCACCTTCCAAAGTCCCCATCCTCTTCGGGAAGGTTCTGAAATAACGGTGGCCGAGGTTCTTGATCATGGTGAAGAACAACTGGAAGAGGACCTGGCAGATGAGCCTCTCACACAGGCCGCCCTTTTGGACGCCATAGGCAGGTCTCGAACGAGCCTGGGACTCTCGACTAGCTCGATCAAATCGCTTGCGCGCGCCTACGACATACGACGCCAAGAACTGGGCTCCAACCATGCCGATACATTGGCAACTTTAGACGGGTTGGCCTCCGCATACCGTGCCTCGGGTTTGCAACAAAAAGCCATCAAACTCTATGAAGATGCCCTCGCGACAAGGCGAGCACATCTGGGCAGTGATCACCCTGACACGCTCGCTTCATTGCGTAATCTGGCCAACATCTATCACGCAGTCGGCCGAAGGGAAGAAGCATTGAGTCTCTATCAAGAATCCTTGGAGCTTGCCGGCTCCAAGCAACTGAGTTCATCTGAAGACATGGGAGATTCACTAGCTTTTAAGCTTGATGCAATTGAAGCTCAGCAATCAAGAGAAGCTGCCCGCCTCAGAGATCAAATGCTCCAGCATGGTTTTTTCGCTGCGAGCGCGGGTCTTGCCAGTCGCGTCTCAGCAGAAGCCGTGAACGAAGTCATGGATGTCGCGATGAATTTTCATGGTGAGCTTACTCCAGGGGCATTGGACGCGGTTGTTCTAGGTGAGCTTCGACAAACTGCAGGTCAGATGGAAGCTGCGGAGGACGCTTTTCGAACCGCACTCGGCATGGGCGAAATGAGGCCTTTTGTCTACAAGAGCCTGGGCTGGTGTCTGCTTGCTCAGGGAAAGGAAAACGAGGCGAAAGAGAACTTTGAAAAGGCTCTCGCAACATATCGCCAGAGCGACGGGAAATATGATCTTTCACAAGCAGATCCCGATGAGATGACCGCCGCGTATTTTCTCGACTTGGTCACCGAGAAAGAGTACACGGATCACACCGCCGACGATGAACGACTCGCCTGTTTCCCGTGGTTCTACGTAGCACAACGCCGAGAAATCGAAGGCAACCAAGAAGCGGCGATTGCAGCCTATCGTCGGAGTGTGGAATTGGGAGAAAACGAAACGGCTCATCCGGTGTTGGGTCAGGCTCGCTGGCGATTGGAAAAACTTCTTGAGAATGTCGACAAGTGA
- a CDS encoding ATP-dependent Clp protease ATP-binding subunit yields the protein MYERFTDRARKVMQLANQEAQRFNHEYIGTEHILLGLIKEGSGVAANVLKNLDVDLRKIRLEVEKLVQSGPDMVTMGKLPQTPRAKKVIEYSMEEARHLNHNYVGTEHILLGLLREQEGVAAQVLMNLGLKLEDVREEVLNLLGHGLEGEDSPRGGRVGEGGEEERESRKSSKSKTPALDSFGRDLTELARQGKLDPVIGREKEIERAIQVLCRRTKNNPVLLGEAGVGKTAIVEGFAQRVVDGNVPEILLDRRIVVLDLAMMVAGTKYRGQFEERIKAVMNEVRRAKNTILFIDELHTLVGAGGAEGAIDASNVLKPALARGEIQCIGATTLDEYRKYIEKDSALARRFQEVLVDPSSPEDTVKILEGLRDRYEEHHRVQITDDAIKAAVEYSDRYITGRCLPDKAIDVIDEAGARVRLKTMSKPPNLKEIDDDVEQLNREKEEAVANQDFEKAAALRDQADKLKKKKQQITKDWREKSRENGGVVDEEVIAEVVSKMTGIPLTRMTTEDTLRLMKMEDELHKSVISQDEAIKAIAKAVRRSRSGLQDPKRPTGCFVFAGPTGVGKTLLAKALAEFMFGDQDALIQIDMSEYMEKHNISRLIGAPPGYVGYEEGGQLTEQIRRRPYAVVLLDEIEKAHPEVFNMLLQLMEEGRLTDSFGRNVDFRNVILIMTTNAGADAIKNESAFGFQKPDEDASYDSMKKRVVEEIEKVFRPEFINRVNDIIVFRHLTQKDLKEVVDLELSKIRGRLKERGLALELSDEAKEFLVKKGSNTDYGARPLRRAIESFVEDPLAEELLKGEFNGKDVIRVSVKKVADKKQLAFEGRLESEAEPEPVGAIADSGDDDESGEG from the coding sequence ATGTACGAACGTTTCACCGACCGCGCCCGCAAAGTGATGCAGTTGGCCAACCAAGAGGCCCAACGCTTCAATCACGAATACATTGGCACTGAGCATATCCTCCTGGGTTTGATCAAAGAGGGAAGTGGCGTCGCAGCTAACGTGCTGAAAAATCTGGACGTTGACCTGCGCAAGATCCGCCTCGAAGTAGAGAAGCTTGTGCAGAGTGGTCCTGATATGGTCACGATGGGCAAATTGCCACAGACCCCGCGTGCCAAGAAGGTCATCGAATACTCGATGGAAGAGGCCCGCCATCTGAACCATAACTACGTCGGTACCGAGCACATCCTGCTGGGCCTCTTGCGTGAGCAAGAAGGAGTTGCCGCCCAAGTGCTCATGAATTTGGGTCTCAAGCTCGAAGACGTTCGCGAGGAAGTTTTGAACCTCCTTGGTCATGGCCTCGAAGGGGAAGACTCTCCCCGTGGCGGTCGTGTTGGCGAAGGTGGCGAAGAAGAACGCGAAAGCCGCAAGAGCAGCAAGAGCAAGACACCTGCCTTGGACAGCTTTGGCCGCGATCTGACTGAACTTGCCCGACAAGGCAAACTCGATCCCGTGATCGGCCGCGAGAAGGAAATCGAACGAGCCATTCAGGTGCTTTGCCGCCGTACAAAGAACAACCCCGTGTTGTTGGGTGAGGCTGGTGTGGGAAAAACCGCCATCGTCGAAGGTTTCGCGCAGCGCGTGGTTGATGGCAATGTGCCCGAAATCCTGCTCGACCGCCGGATCGTCGTGCTGGACCTGGCAATGATGGTCGCAGGCACGAAGTACCGCGGTCAATTCGAAGAACGCATCAAAGCGGTAATGAACGAAGTCCGTCGTGCCAAGAACACGATTCTATTCATCGACGAGCTGCATACCCTCGTCGGTGCCGGCGGTGCTGAAGGTGCCATCGATGCCTCGAACGTGCTCAAGCCTGCCCTTGCTCGTGGCGAGATCCAATGCATTGGTGCCACCACGCTAGATGAATACCGGAAATACATTGAAAAGGATTCGGCGCTGGCTCGTCGGTTCCAGGAAGTACTCGTCGACCCAAGTAGCCCCGAAGACACAGTCAAAATCCTCGAAGGCTTGCGAGATCGCTATGAAGAGCATCATCGTGTGCAGATCACCGACGACGCCATCAAGGCTGCCGTGGAATACTCCGATCGCTACATCACGGGTCGCTGCCTACCTGATAAGGCGATCGATGTGATCGACGAGGCGGGCGCCCGTGTCCGGCTTAAGACCATGAGCAAGCCGCCCAATTTGAAAGAGATCGACGACGACGTTGAGCAACTCAATCGCGAGAAAGAGGAAGCGGTTGCCAATCAAGATTTTGAGAAGGCTGCTGCCCTCCGCGATCAGGCGGACAAGCTCAAGAAGAAGAAGCAGCAGATCACCAAAGACTGGCGTGAAAAGTCTCGCGAGAATGGTGGCGTAGTCGACGAAGAAGTCATTGCCGAAGTAGTATCAAAGATGACGGGCATCCCGCTCACTCGGATGACGACCGAAGACACACTTCGCCTCATGAAGATGGAAGATGAACTCCACAAGAGTGTCATCAGCCAAGACGAAGCGATCAAAGCAATCGCCAAGGCCGTGCGACGTAGTCGCAGTGGGCTGCAGGATCCCAAACGACCGACCGGTTGCTTTGTGTTTGCCGGACCAACAGGTGTTGGTAAAACCTTACTCGCTAAAGCCTTGGCCGAGTTCATGTTTGGCGATCAGGATGCCCTCATCCAGATCGACATGAGTGAATACATGGAGAAGCACAACATCAGTCGCCTGATCGGTGCCCCTCCAGGTTACGTCGGATATGAAGAAGGTGGCCAGCTCACTGAGCAGATTCGCCGCCGTCCTTACGCTGTGGTTCTCTTGGATGAAATCGAGAAGGCTCATCCGGAAGTTTTCAACATGCTCTTGCAGCTGATGGAAGAAGGTCGCCTGACCGACAGCTTTGGTCGCAATGTCGATTTCCGCAACGTGATCTTGATCATGACCACCAACGCGGGTGCCGACGCAATCAAGAACGAATCCGCCTTCGGATTCCAGAAGCCCGACGAAGATGCGTCCTACGACAGCATGAAGAAACGCGTCGTGGAGGAAATCGAAAAGGTTTTCCGTCCGGAATTCATCAATCGCGTGAACGATATCATCGTCTTCCGTCATCTGACGCAGAAGGATCTCAAGGAAGTGGTAGATTTGGAACTCAGTAAGATTCGCGGCCGACTCAAGGAACGTGGACTTGCCCTCGAACTCTCCGACGAAGCAAAAGAATTCTTGGTCAAGAAGGGTTCGAACACCGACTACGGTGCTCGTCCTTTGCGTCGTGCGATCGAGTCGTTTGTCGAAGATCCGCTGGCTGAAGAGCTATTGAAGGGCGAGTTCAATGGCAAAGACGTCATCCGCGTGAGCGTGAAGAAGGTTGCCGACAAAAAGCAATTGGCCTTTGAAGGCAGACTCGAAAGCGAAGCGGAGCCAGAGCCCGTGGGTGCCATCGCCGACAGTGGCGACGACGACGAGAGCGGCGAAGGCTAA
- the recA gene encoding recombinase RecA, producing MAKKAKSKSGKKDAPSPAKKLFSGSIELQNTVAAIEKQFGEGSIMPLGAEQTRRIEGISTGSLSADIALGGQGIPRGRIIEVYGPESSGKTTLALHVIAEAQKADGIAAFIDAEHALDPSWAKKLGVDLETLLVSQPGHGEEAMHITEMLIKSNAVDVIVVDSVAALVPKKELDGEIGDSHVGLQARLMSQSMRKLTGAIAKSKTSVIFINQIREKIGVMFGSPETTPGGRALKFYSSCRIDVRRIGQLKDGEEVVGQRVRFKVVKNKVAPPFRVAEFDMMHQDGISYEGDILDLGVEKKVLTRSGAWFRYGEMQLGQGKEKSRIFLKENPEITEEIKQLVLAEGGFDDLLTSKPSSEVETDEVPEEDFE from the coding sequence ATGGCTAAGAAAGCAAAGTCAAAATCCGGCAAGAAAGACGCTCCTTCTCCCGCGAAAAAGCTCTTTTCCGGCAGTATTGAACTCCAAAATACCGTTGCAGCCATCGAAAAGCAGTTTGGCGAAGGCTCGATCATGCCTTTGGGGGCCGAGCAGACTCGCCGCATCGAAGGAATTTCGACCGGCAGCCTGTCAGCCGACATTGCCCTGGGAGGCCAAGGAATCCCGCGTGGGCGGATAATCGAAGTCTATGGCCCAGAATCAAGCGGCAAAACGACCCTGGCTTTGCATGTCATAGCTGAGGCCCAGAAGGCAGATGGAATCGCGGCGTTTATCGATGCCGAACATGCGCTCGACCCCAGTTGGGCCAAGAAACTAGGAGTCGATTTGGAAACGCTGCTTGTCAGCCAGCCGGGCCATGGTGAAGAGGCGATGCATATCACCGAGATGCTCATCAAAAGCAATGCCGTCGATGTGATCGTGGTTGATTCAGTGGCGGCCCTGGTGCCGAAGAAGGAACTCGATGGCGAGATCGGCGATTCGCACGTGGGCCTGCAGGCCCGGCTCATGAGCCAATCGATGCGTAAGTTGACGGGTGCGATTGCCAAGAGCAAGACCTCGGTGATCTTCATCAACCAAATCCGCGAAAAAATTGGCGTGATGTTCGGCAGTCCCGAGACCACGCCGGGCGGTCGGGCACTTAAATTCTACTCTTCTTGCCGAATTGACGTACGCCGCATCGGCCAACTCAAAGATGGCGAAGAAGTGGTGGGACAACGAGTACGGTTCAAAGTGGTCAAAAACAAAGTGGCTCCTCCATTCCGTGTCGCGGAGTTCGACATGATGCACCAGGATGGCATCAGTTATGAGGGAGATATTCTCGACCTGGGCGTCGAGAAAAAGGTACTAACCCGCTCGGGGGCTTGGTTCCGCTATGGCGAAATGCAACTCGGTCAGGGAAAAGAAAAATCACGCATCTTCCTGAAAGAGAATCCGGAGATTACCGAAGAGATCAAACAGTTAGTTCTCGCTGAAGGTGGTTTCGATGACCTACTCACCAGCAAGCCAAGTAGCGAAGTCGAAACTGATGAAGTTCCTGAAGAGGATTTCGAATAG
- a CDS encoding metallophosphoesterase: MSQSVSSTPRTIALGDIHGCYAALDKLLSTIDLRKDDRLIVLGDVIDRGPQSRAVIERLLQLRDACQLLPILGNHEQMLLDAVDGKMALQDWLSHGGAETLDAYGPGAALSILPEEHIEFLRSWPNYHETSGFFFAHGNYLADVKLSDQPWDWLRWESLRDLLPSCHLSGRTAILGHTSNKRGEILNLGYMVCIDTYCHGGGWLTALEPETGKVWQTNERGASREGQLPPPQKTM; the protein is encoded by the coding sequence ATGTCGCAATCAGTCAGTTCCACTCCTCGCACAATAGCCCTCGGCGATATTCATGGGTGCTACGCTGCCCTGGACAAGCTGCTCTCAACGATTGACCTGCGGAAAGACGATCGACTCATTGTGTTGGGCGATGTGATTGACCGTGGGCCACAAAGCCGCGCGGTGATCGAGCGACTCTTGCAACTACGTGATGCGTGCCAACTACTTCCAATTCTCGGCAATCACGAACAGATGTTGCTCGATGCTGTAGACGGGAAGATGGCTCTTCAGGATTGGCTCTCCCATGGGGGAGCGGAAACTCTAGATGCCTATGGCCCTGGTGCAGCACTTTCCATTCTTCCTGAAGAACACATTGAGTTTCTGCGCAGCTGGCCCAACTACCATGAAACCTCGGGGTTCTTTTTTGCCCATGGAAATTATCTGGCAGATGTAAAACTCTCCGATCAACCGTGGGACTGGCTCCGCTGGGAATCACTGCGAGATTTGTTGCCCTCTTGCCATCTGTCGGGCAGAACGGCCATTCTCGGACACACTTCGAATAAGCGGGGCGAGATACTCAACCTTGGCTACATGGTTTGTATCGACACCTACTGCCATGGCGGTGGTTGGCTAACGGCATTGGAACCGGAGACGGGGAAAGTATGGCAAACCAACGAACGCGGCGCGAGTCGCGAGGGGCAGCTACCGCCTCCTCAGAAGACCATGTAG
- the thpR gene encoding RNA 2',3'-cyclic phosphodiesterase: MAKTRTFIAVEAADGIHAHAQQAIGRLRPLAQNVKWVEPENLHWTLQFLGDLTDEEIAEVCRRVKKVVSRLEPFSISASGVGAFPKVDRPRTLWLGIGEGADEFCELQSTIQQSLEDLGFRGELRKYVPHLTLGRVSSSGPPQSSLTEELDHLSDLPRGQMAVDEVTVYASRLARSGATYVPLSHTRLGG; encoded by the coding sequence ATGGCAAAAACGCGCACATTCATCGCCGTGGAGGCCGCCGACGGCATTCATGCCCATGCCCAGCAGGCCATCGGTCGGCTTAGGCCGCTGGCGCAGAATGTGAAGTGGGTCGAGCCGGAAAATTTGCATTGGACTTTGCAGTTCCTGGGAGATCTCACCGACGAGGAGATCGCCGAAGTCTGCCGCCGAGTCAAGAAGGTTGTGAGCCGCTTAGAACCTTTTTCTATCTCGGCAAGTGGCGTGGGTGCCTTTCCGAAGGTGGACCGTCCACGCACGCTCTGGCTGGGAATCGGTGAAGGTGCCGACGAATTCTGCGAGTTGCAATCGACCATTCAACAGAGCCTAGAAGACCTCGGCTTTCGCGGCGAACTCCGCAAATATGTCCCGCATCTCACTTTGGGCAGAGTCAGTTCATCAGGACCTCCCCAGTCGTCTCTGACTGAGGAACTAGACCACCTATCCGACCTCCCCCGTGGACAAATGGCCGTCGACGAAGTAACCGTCTACGCCAGCCGGCTGGCACGCTCCGGCGCGACTTACGTTCCCCTCTCCCATACGCGCCTAGGCGGCTAA